From one Burkholderia latens genomic stretch:
- a CDS encoding Crp/Fnr family transcriptional regulator: protein MHDRSVAPPDAAALASSPADIPPEAGPLPPLSALFGQCAWFRALAPEHQALVLAQSRAEQREAGDVIAQRLAPSEYWIGVHRGLLKLAIFNASGRGCTFSGVPSGGWFGEGSVIKRELRKYEVVAVQRSTVLFVPVDTFHALLDTSLPFTRFVIHQLNNRMGEFIASIQNSRLLDVDARVAQALAQLFNPALYPDTGPSLAISQEELGMLVGVSRQRINQALQQLEKLGVLRLAYNQIDVVDLAALARVGMEQI from the coding sequence ATGCACGACCGCTCCGTTGCGCCGCCCGACGCGGCCGCCCTCGCTTCCAGCCCGGCCGACATACCGCCCGAAGCGGGGCCGCTGCCACCGCTGTCCGCGCTGTTCGGCCAATGCGCGTGGTTCCGCGCGCTCGCGCCGGAACACCAGGCGCTCGTGCTCGCGCAGTCGCGCGCCGAGCAGCGCGAGGCCGGCGACGTGATCGCGCAGCGGCTCGCGCCGTCCGAATACTGGATCGGCGTGCATCGCGGGCTGTTGAAGCTCGCGATCTTCAATGCATCGGGCCGCGGCTGCACGTTTTCCGGCGTGCCGTCGGGCGGCTGGTTCGGCGAAGGCAGCGTGATCAAGCGCGAGCTGCGCAAATACGAAGTGGTCGCGGTCCAGCGCTCGACCGTGCTGTTCGTGCCGGTCGACACGTTCCACGCGCTGCTCGACACGAGCCTGCCGTTCACGCGCTTCGTGATCCACCAGCTGAACAACCGGATGGGCGAATTCATCGCGTCGATCCAGAACAGCCGGCTGCTCGACGTCGACGCGCGTGTCGCGCAGGCGCTCGCACAGCTGTTCAACCCCGCGCTGTACCCGGACACCGGCCCGTCGCTCGCGATCTCGCAAGAGGAACTGGGGATGCTCGTCGGCGTGTCGCGGCAGCGGATCAACCAGGCGCTGCAGCAGCTCGAGAAACTCGGCGTGCTGCGGCTCGCGTACAACCAGATCGACGTGGTCGACCTCGCCGCGCTCGCGCGGGTCGGGATGGAGCAGATCTGA
- a CDS encoding efflux RND transporter periplasmic adaptor subunit, whose amino-acid sequence MEEKHHSSVGIQVNEHGMHLPTRTSVSRRGRLVLIVIGVLLAAGAARTIVVNVLNRHHLDAVAEQNTRQYVSVAHPVDAATGGKLTLPGTLRGFVEAPIYARASGYVLRWQADIGAHVKQGQVLAELDTPELNQELAQATAQRQQAQAALALAKTSFERAQQLRQRDAVSQQEFDDRQGAFNQGTATLAAADANMRRLTELKGFQRIVAPIDGIVTQRNVDVGDLVSSGNAGRSLFTVVQADRLRLYVQVPQAYAQQIKVGQHVSVAQAELPGQTFDGTITRTSQAIDVATRSLQIEITLPNPDGRLLPGAYVQATLPMTPVGRLQIPANTLLFRGEGPTVATVDANGRVHLKAVTVVRTIGQTLEVDGPLTPNDRLVENPGDALANGDTVVVQAAPPAKPASAVAGAKS is encoded by the coding sequence ATGGAAGAGAAACATCACAGCTCCGTCGGCATCCAGGTGAACGAACACGGCATGCACCTGCCGACGCGCACGTCGGTGTCGCGGCGCGGGCGGCTCGTCCTGATCGTGATCGGCGTGCTGCTGGCCGCCGGCGCGGCGCGCACGATCGTCGTCAACGTGCTCAACCGCCATCACCTCGACGCGGTCGCCGAGCAGAACACGCGCCAGTACGTGAGCGTCGCGCATCCGGTCGATGCGGCAACCGGCGGCAAGCTGACGCTGCCCGGCACGCTGCGCGGCTTCGTCGAGGCGCCGATTTATGCGCGTGCCAGCGGCTACGTACTGCGCTGGCAGGCCGACATCGGCGCGCACGTGAAACAGGGGCAGGTGCTCGCCGAGCTCGATACGCCCGAGCTGAACCAGGAACTCGCGCAGGCCACCGCGCAGCGCCAGCAGGCGCAGGCCGCGCTCGCGCTCGCGAAGACGTCGTTCGAGCGAGCGCAGCAGTTGCGCCAGCGCGATGCGGTGTCGCAGCAGGAGTTCGACGACCGGCAAGGCGCGTTCAACCAGGGCACGGCGACGCTCGCGGCGGCCGACGCGAACATGCGCCGGCTCACCGAGCTGAAGGGCTTCCAGCGCATCGTCGCGCCGATCGACGGGATCGTCACGCAGCGCAACGTCGACGTCGGCGATCTCGTCAGTTCCGGCAACGCGGGCCGCTCGCTGTTCACGGTCGTGCAGGCCGACCGGCTGCGCCTTTACGTGCAGGTGCCGCAGGCCTATGCGCAGCAGATCAAGGTCGGCCAGCACGTGAGCGTCGCGCAGGCCGAGCTGCCCGGTCAGACCTTCGACGGCACGATTACCCGCACGTCGCAGGCGATCGACGTCGCGACCCGTTCGCTGCAGATCGAGATCACGCTGCCGAACCCGGACGGACGGCTGCTGCCCGGCGCGTACGTGCAGGCGACGCTGCCGATGACGCCGGTCGGCCGCCTGCAGATTCCGGCCAATACGTTGCTGTTCCGCGGCGAAGGGCCGACGGTCGCGACCGTCGACGCGAACGGCCGCGTGCATCTGAAAGCCGTGACCGTCGTGCGAACGATCGGGCAGACGCTCGAAGTCGACGGCCCGCTGACGCCGAACGACCGCCTCGTCGAAAACCCGGGCGACGCGCTTGCGAACGGCGACACGGTCGTCGTGCAGGCCGCGCCGCCGGCAAAACCGGCGTCCGCGGTTGCCGGAGCGAAGTCGTGA
- a CDS encoding efflux RND transporter permease subunit gives MWIVNLALRRPYTFIVMAIMIVLATPLALMRTPVDVLPAVNIPVISVIWNYNGFSASEMTNRITAVHERVLTTTVSNIQHIESTSLPGIAVVKVFLQPGANVQTAIAQTVSSAQAIVRQMPQGATPPLVITYSASSIPVIQLGLSSKTLSEQSLADIALNFLRPQLITIPGAQIPFPYGGRTRVVAIDLDPQALLAKGLTPADIVNAVNAQNLVLPTGTAKMGRTEYRIDTNASADTIADIGNLPVLTVGGATTYLREIASVRDGFAPQTNVVRQNGQRGVLMSILKTGDASTLKVVSDLKALLPKVIPTLPEGLTITPLFDQSVFVNAAVQGVIHEALIAAVLTAMMILLFLGNWRSTLIIAISIPLSIFTSLIALSALGETINIMTLGGLALAVGILVDDATVTIENIERHLHLGTNLHDAILEGAGEIAVPAFVSTLCICIVFVPMFFLTGVARYLFVPLAEAVVFAMLASYVLSRTLVPTLAMLLFRPQQASAGPHHSTSRFARVHHAFNDAFERLRAWYIVLLSMLLVRRRFYATCFLGFCVLSTGLVFVLGRDFFPNADSGNIRLHMRAPTGYRIEETARLADQVERTIREAVPPDELGAIVDNLGLPVSGINLSYSNSGTIGTLDGELMIALKPGHRSTQHYVQTLRTLLPQRFPGVEFFFQPSDIITQILNFGQPAAIDLQVLGNDLASNMAIAGSLMKKIRQIPGAVDVHVLQRNDEPTLVADMDRTRMQQLSLSAQNVAQNMLISLSGSSQTTPSFWINPRTGVQYPLQIQTPQYDIASIDDLLGTPVSAAGRTGTPLQLLGNLVQIHPVANPAVVTHYNIRPAIDLYVSVEGRDLGSVAGEIDRIVSDARAKLPRGTDLSIPGQVETMRTSYVGLGAGVAMAIVLVYLLIVVNFQSWLDPLIIISAMPAALAGIAWMLFVTGTHLSVPALTGAIMTVGVATANSILVVSFARQRIAAGAPPLTAALEAGATRIRPVLMTALAMIIGMVPMALGLGEGAEQNAPLGRAVIGGLLFATVSTLLFVPLVFGGVHARLARRRARQAGR, from the coding sequence ATGTGGATCGTCAATCTCGCGCTCAGGCGCCCCTACACGTTCATCGTGATGGCCATCATGATCGTGCTGGCCACGCCGCTCGCGCTGATGCGCACGCCCGTCGACGTGCTGCCCGCGGTCAATATCCCCGTCATCAGCGTGATCTGGAATTACAACGGCTTCTCCGCATCGGAGATGACCAACCGGATCACGGCCGTCCATGAGCGCGTGCTGACGACCACCGTCAGCAACATCCAGCACATCGAGTCGACGTCGCTGCCGGGCATCGCGGTCGTGAAGGTGTTCCTGCAGCCAGGCGCGAACGTGCAGACCGCGATCGCGCAGACGGTGTCGTCCGCGCAGGCGATCGTGCGGCAGATGCCGCAGGGCGCGACGCCGCCGCTCGTCATCACGTACTCGGCGTCGAGCATCCCGGTGATCCAGCTCGGGCTGTCGAGCAAGACGCTCAGCGAACAGTCGCTCGCCGACATCGCGCTCAACTTCCTGCGCCCGCAGCTGATCACGATTCCCGGCGCGCAGATCCCGTTCCCGTACGGCGGCCGCACGCGGGTCGTCGCGATCGATCTCGATCCGCAGGCGCTGCTCGCGAAAGGCTTGACGCCCGCCGACATCGTCAACGCGGTCAACGCGCAGAACCTCGTGCTGCCGACCGGCACCGCGAAGATGGGCCGGACCGAATACCGGATCGACACGAACGCGTCGGCCGACACGATCGCCGACATCGGCAACCTGCCGGTGCTGACCGTCGGCGGCGCGACGACCTATTTGCGCGAAATTGCGTCGGTGCGCGACGGCTTCGCGCCGCAGACGAACGTGGTGCGTCAGAACGGCCAGCGCGGCGTGCTGATGTCGATCCTGAAGACCGGCGACGCATCGACGCTGAAGGTCGTGTCGGACCTGAAGGCGCTGCTTCCGAAGGTGATCCCGACGCTGCCCGAAGGGCTCACGATCACGCCGCTGTTCGACCAGTCGGTGTTCGTCAACGCCGCCGTGCAGGGCGTGATCCACGAGGCGCTGATCGCCGCCGTGCTAACGGCGATGATGATCCTGCTGTTCCTCGGCAACTGGCGCAGTACGCTGATCATCGCGATCTCGATTCCGCTGTCGATTTTCACGTCGCTGATCGCGCTGTCCGCACTCGGCGAGACCATCAATATCATGACGCTCGGCGGCCTCGCGCTTGCGGTCGGGATTCTCGTCGACGATGCGACGGTCACGATCGAAAACATCGAGCGGCACCTGCATCTCGGCACGAACCTGCACGATGCGATTCTCGAAGGCGCGGGAGAAATCGCGGTGCCGGCATTCGTGTCGACGCTGTGCATCTGCATCGTCTTCGTACCGATGTTCTTCCTGACGGGCGTCGCGCGCTACCTGTTCGTGCCGCTCGCCGAAGCCGTGGTGTTCGCGATGCTCGCGTCGTATGTGCTGTCGCGCACGCTCGTGCCGACGCTTGCGATGCTGCTGTTCCGCCCGCAGCAGGCGAGCGCCGGCCCGCACCATTCGACGTCGCGTTTCGCGCGCGTCCATCACGCGTTCAACGACGCGTTCGAGCGGCTGCGCGCGTGGTATATCGTGCTGCTCAGCATGCTGCTGGTGCGGCGCCGCTTTTACGCGACATGCTTCCTCGGCTTCTGCGTGCTGTCGACCGGGCTCGTGTTCGTGCTCGGCCGCGACTTCTTCCCAAACGCCGATTCCGGCAACATCCGGCTGCACATGCGCGCACCGACCGGCTACCGGATCGAGGAAACCGCGCGCCTCGCCGACCAGGTCGAACGCACGATCCGCGAAGCGGTGCCGCCCGACGAGCTCGGCGCGATCGTCGACAACCTCGGGCTGCCGGTGAGCGGGATCAACCTGTCGTACAGCAACAGCGGCACGATCGGCACGCTCGACGGCGAACTCATGATCGCGCTGAAGCCGGGCCACCGATCGACGCAGCACTACGTGCAGACACTGCGCACGCTGCTGCCGCAGCGCTTCCCGGGCGTCGAGTTCTTCTTCCAGCCGTCGGACATCATCACGCAGATCCTCAACTTCGGTCAGCCGGCCGCGATCGACCTGCAAGTGCTCGGCAACGATCTCGCGAGTAACATGGCTATCGCGGGCAGCCTGATGAAAAAGATCAGGCAAATCCCCGGCGCCGTCGACGTGCACGTACTGCAGCGCAACGACGAACCGACACTGGTGGCCGACATGGACCGTACGCGCATGCAGCAGCTCAGCCTGTCCGCGCAGAACGTCGCGCAGAACATGCTGATCTCGCTGTCCGGCAGTTCCCAGACGACGCCGTCGTTCTGGATCAATCCGCGCACCGGCGTCCAGTACCCGCTGCAGATCCAGACCCCGCAATACGACATCGCGTCGATCGACGACCTGCTCGGCACGCCGGTGTCCGCGGCTGGCCGCACGGGCACGCCGCTGCAACTGCTCGGCAACCTCGTGCAGATCCATCCGGTTGCGAACCCGGCCGTGGTCACGCACTACAACATCCGCCCGGCGATCGACCTGTACGTCAGCGTTGAGGGCCGCGATCTCGGCTCGGTCGCGGGCGAGATCGACCGGATCGTGTCCGATGCGCGCGCGAAGCTGCCGCGCGGCACCGACCTGTCGATCCCCGGCCAGGTCGAAACGATGCGGACGTCGTACGTCGGTCTCGGCGCGGGCGTCGCGATGGCGATCGTGCTCGTCTACCTGCTGATCGTCGTGAATTTTCAGTCGTGGCTCGATCCGCTGATCATCATCAGCGCGATGCCGGCCGCGCTCGCCGGCATCGCATGGATGCTGTTCGTCACCGGCACGCACCTGAGCGTGCCGGCGCTGACCGGCGCGATCATGACGGTCGGCGTCGCGACCGCGAACAGCATTCTCGTCGTATCGTTCGCGCGCCAGCGCATCGCCGCCGGCGCGCCGCCGCTCACGGCCGCGCTCGAGGCCGGCGCGACGCGAATCCGCCCGGTGCTGATGACGGCGCTGGCGATGATCATCGGGATGGTGCCGATGGCGCTCGGTCTCGGCGAAGGTGCGGAGCAGAACGCGCCGCTCGGCCGCGCGGTGATCGGCGGGCTCCTGTTCGCCACCGTTTCGACGCTGCTGTTCGTGCCGCTCGTGTTCGGCGGCGTGCATGCGCGGCTGGCCCGCCGGCGCGCGCGCCAGGCCGGACGCTGA
- a CDS encoding efflux transporter outer membrane subunit, with amino-acid sequence MRARLRSAAIGAVALGAAAALAGCMVGPDYRRPAVDTPATWRLDPADAYWHPAAPARAPLDPAWWTAFGDAQLDALEADALRNNQNLKAVAARYEQAKATLASVASAQYPAVGLNASGQRFKISGDRPQTNYATKSMSTVQNEIQVGASVSYELDLFGRVQRNLEAAQASSEQARDDFANARLVLTADLASSYFALRELDAEIDVVRRSIDLQQKALDYVSARHDLGAVSGLDLLQQRAQLDATRTQAQLLIQQRAQVETAIATLVGTPAPAFSLPPRVVPINAPALPTGMPSDLLQRRPDVASAERAMAAANAQIGVARAAYFPRIALSPDIGWDATRFSALFTVPALLWSVGASVSQPLFQGGKLKAGVDFAQAGYVAAQAGYRQTVLTAFQEVQNAVTGLSVLAQAAQQASAAVDDARKLVSLAQDRYAGGLTPFIDVLTAQQQLLTSERQAVQIQGQRAALVVFLAKALGGGWDGAAASTDVAAAGPQPAASVGP; translated from the coding sequence ATGCGCGCCCGCCTGCGCTCCGCCGCGATCGGCGCCGTCGCGCTCGGCGCGGCCGCGGCGCTGGCCGGCTGCATGGTCGGCCCCGACTACCGGCGCCCCGCCGTCGACACGCCGGCCACGTGGCGGCTCGATCCGGCCGACGCGTATTGGCACCCGGCCGCGCCGGCCCGCGCGCCGCTCGACCCGGCCTGGTGGACCGCATTCGGCGACGCACAGCTCGATGCGCTCGAAGCCGACGCGCTGCGCAACAACCAGAACCTGAAGGCCGTCGCCGCGCGTTACGAGCAGGCAAAGGCGACACTCGCGTCGGTTGCGTCCGCGCAATATCCGGCCGTCGGGCTGAACGCGAGCGGCCAGCGCTTCAAGATCTCCGGCGACCGGCCGCAGACCAACTACGCGACGAAAAGCATGTCGACCGTGCAGAACGAGATCCAGGTCGGCGCGAGCGTCAGCTACGAGCTCGACCTGTTCGGCCGCGTGCAGCGCAACCTCGAAGCCGCGCAGGCCAGCTCCGAGCAGGCGCGCGACGATTTTGCGAACGCGCGCCTGGTGCTGACGGCCGACCTCGCATCGAGCTATTTCGCGTTGCGCGAGCTCGACGCCGAGATCGACGTCGTCAGGCGTTCGATCGACCTGCAGCAGAAGGCGCTCGACTACGTGAGCGCGCGCCACGATCTCGGCGCCGTGTCCGGCCTCGACCTGCTACAGCAACGCGCACAGCTCGATGCGACGCGCACGCAGGCGCAGTTGCTGATTCAGCAGCGCGCACAGGTCGAAACGGCGATCGCGACGCTGGTCGGCACGCCGGCCCCCGCATTCTCGCTGCCGCCGCGCGTCGTGCCGATCAACGCGCCGGCGCTGCCGACCGGCATGCCGAGCGACCTGCTGCAGCGGCGGCCCGATGTCGCGTCGGCCGAGCGCGCGATGGCCGCTGCGAATGCGCAGATCGGCGTCGCGCGCGCCGCGTATTTCCCGCGCATCGCACTGTCGCCGGACATCGGCTGGGATGCGACGCGCTTCTCCGCGCTGTTCACCGTGCCGGCGCTGCTGTGGTCGGTCGGCGCGTCGGTAAGCCAACCGCTGTTTCAGGGCGGCAAGCTGAAGGCCGGCGTCGACTTCGCGCAGGCCGGCTACGTGGCCGCGCAGGCCGGTTACCGGCAGACGGTGCTCACCGCGTTCCAGGAGGTGCAGAATGCGGTGACGGGGCTGTCGGTGCTCGCGCAGGCGGCGCAACAGGCATCGGCGGCCGTCGACGACGCGCGCAAGCTGGTCTCGCTCGCGCAGGACCGCTACGCCGGCGGCCTGACGCCGTTCATCGACGTGCTGACGGCCCAGCAGCAGTTGCTGACGAGCGAACGCCAGGCCGTGCAGATCCAGGGCCAGCGCGCGGCGCTCGTCGTGTTTCTCGCGAAGGCGCTCGGCGGCGGCTGGGACGGCGCCGCCGCATCGACCGACGTCGCGGCGGCCGGCCCGCAGCCCGCCGCGAGCGTCGGCCCCTAA